The nucleotide window TCTTTGGTCGCAAGTCGTGGCGGCAAAACAGGCCGGTGCAAACATGTTGTACGTCGCAATGTTTGACGAGGTGGACGAAGGGACCGCCATTTTCAAATGCACCAACGACCCGCCTGTCGATGATCACGTGCCTTTCCTAACCTATGAAGGCTTGCCCAGTGATCACTATCTGCGTTTGGTCGGCGAAGCGGCCCGTGTGATTCGCGGTGAAAAACCGGTCACCGAAGTCCCCAATGTCCGTCCATAAAACGACCTGATCACTCGGCGTCACGCGTTCAGCCCCTTTTAAGCACCTGATCTTGATCACGTTGGTTGGACTTTGTTTCACGAAGTCACTTCGGTGATCGGACCGGCGAAGGATTCTTGATGAAGTTGACCGTCAGTTTGGGACAAATGGACATCGTTCCCGGTGATCTCGAAGCCAACATTGTTAAAGCGCGACAGATGGTGCGGAATGCCGCCGACGCGGGCGCCGATGTGCTGGTGCTGCCGGAACTTTGGTCGACCGGCTATGTGCTGAAACGTGCCGGCGAACTTGCCGATGCCGTGGGGCACGGTGTCTTTGCCGAAGTCCAGCAATTGGCCGAGGAGCATTCGATTCACATCGTCGGGTCATGTCTATCGAAAGACGCCTCGAATCAATATGCCAACACCAGTGTTTGGACTGCACCCGGCGGACGAACGTTGGGGCAATACAACAAGCTGCATCTGTTTCGCCTGATGCATGAAGACCAGTACCTAAAATCAGGTGACCGACCGGTTTTGATCGACAGCCCATGGGGAAAGGCGGGGATGGCGATCTGCTATGACCTGCGGTTCCCCGAGTTGTTTGCTTCCTACGCGACCAACGGTGCGATCATGGTGTTGATCCCCGCACAGTGGCCGAAGGTGCGAGTGGAGCACTGGAAAACGCTGTTGCGTGCCCGAGCAATTGAAAACCAAATGTTTGTGATCGCATGCAATTGCGTCGGGCAAATCGGTCCCACGGTTTTCGGGGGCCACTCATGTGTCATTGATCCCTGGGGCGAGATACAGATTCAAGCCGGCGATCAAGAAGAGCTGGTGACGACGGTGATCGACACGGATCTGATCGATGATGTGCGATCACGCATTCCGGTGTTTTCCGATCGCCGCACGGACTTGTTCCAGTTCTGATCGATCGTTTGATCCGAATGTCAAATACCGGTTCCTTGACCAGCCCGTTTGAATCATAGGATGACTGGGAACCGCGCGGTGGACCACGACGGTGATTTGGGCAACGTCTGCCGATCAACGCGAACGATCCGGTTCCGATGGCAGTTTCCAGTCCACTGGTGGCCACAACTCGGGCTTGGCAAGCTGCGTTTCAAGAGCCGGGCCTTTGATTGTTCCGAATGAAGACAGTGCATCGCTTAGCCGGCGAACAACATCGGCGGGGACGTCTTTGGCCGGTTCGGATTCGGTCGGGTCATCTGCGATGCGGAAATACTGATCGTCCACCCGTTTCCAATGGTCGGACACGACCGCATTGGCACCCAAGATGACCGATCGTTCCGGCGGTGTTTGGCTGCCATTTAGGTACGGCAACAGGTTTTCGCCGTCGCATCCCGCGGGCGCTGTTGTCCCGGCGGCCGCTGCAATGGTGGGCAACAGGTCCACGTAGCTGGCCACGGACGTGAACCGTTGACCGGCGGGCAGTTGCTGTGGCCAGCGGATCATGGCAACCACCCGCACGCCGCCTTCCCACGTGTCAAACTTGTTGCCGCGAAGCGGTGAGTTGTCGCCGCCGTGGGTCGGCGTGCCGCCGTTGTCACTGTGAAAAACGACGATCGTGTTCTCAGCGATTCCCTGTTTGTCGATCTCATCCAAGATTTGGCGAATGTTTTGGTCCATCGACGTCACCATGGCTGCGAACGTTTGGCGAACCGTATTGCCGCGTCCGACCTTGCCATAGTTCGGTGCCTTTTCCCGCTTCGCCAGCCGACGGTCCGTGTTCGGTGCCAGATCAGCTTTTTGATCGAAACCATATTGTTCCAGCACTTTACGCTTGGCTTGAATCGGGGAATGCGGTGCGTTGAACGCGACCACCATATAGAAAGGATCGCCCGCGGCGTGGTCACGGATGTAGTTTGATGCTTCGTGGCCGATCAAGTCCGTCGAATAGCCCTGATCCGTTGATGCTTCATTGCCGCGATGCCAATCCAGTTGTCCGTGCCGCTTGTGGCTAAAGTAGTCGATCGCGCCGTTGTAGTGACCATAAAAATGATTGAATCCATGCTTCAGCGGATGAAACAGATCGGACGCCAATCCCAGATGCCACTTGCCGAACATCGCCCGGTGTGGATAACCGGCATTTGACAAGACTTCCGCCGTGGTGACTTCTTGGGGAGGTAAACCGTGCCGCGATTTTGGGTTGCAAACGCCATCCCAGATTCCAAAACGAAACGGGTAGCGGCCGGTCATGACACCGGCCCGCGTGGGCGAACAAATGGGCGTGACATAAAAACGGTCCAAGACCACGGATTGTTCGGCCAACTGATCGATCGCAGGTGTTTTGATTTCGCTGCCGTGAAATCCCACATCGTTCCAGCCAAGATCATCGGCGATGATGTGAACGATGTTCGGGGATGACGAGGATCGATCTTGCGACGTCGACTGATGCGGTACGGAGCGAGAATTCTGCGGTTTTTCAACCGCAGCACGCGTTGATTCGGCCATCGGCTGTTGAACATAGTGGGCATTCATTTTCTGCCACCAACCCAACAGTTGTCGCTTCATCGCGCGGACGATCGCCGGTTGTTCATCAGCCAGGTTGTTCGTCTCACCAGGGTCTGCCGTCAAGTCAAACAATTGCACACGGGAACTGTCGGGATTGCACAGTAACTTCCACTGACCATCTCGCATGGCAAGTGGTGGGCTTTGGTGTTCCGCCTTGCCGGGTTGGATGCTGCCGTGAATGCCGTATTCCCAGAAGACGGGTTGGTCTCGCTGAACATCCTGGCCGAGAAGTGCACCGGAGAGATCGACGCCATCGGTTTGCGTGATCTGATCGGTTGCACCACAAATCGAGGCGACGGTCGGCAAGACATCGATCGCGGCCATGATCGTTGAATCGTTCAAACGGTCGGCCGGAATTCTGCCCGGCAATCGTGCGATGAAGGGCATCCGGATGCCGCCTTCGTACAGGCTCCATTTACGACCAAAAAACGGTCCGGTGAATCCAGGCGGTTGGTGGCCGGCCTTGTAATATCGCGGCCAATCAGTCGGGCCGTTATCGCTGGTCAGCAGGACCAGCGTATTCTGTGACAGCTTGAGCGTATCCAACGTGTCCAGAAGACGACCGATCTGGTGATCCATTTCGTCCAGGACGGCAAAGAACGCCTCGTCGGGCGGATTGTCCGAAGTTCCTTGCCACTTTTTCGCCTGTCGTTCCGATGGCATATGTGTGTCGTGAACATCATTCGGAAAGACGCGCAGATAGAACGGACGCTGTTGATTGGCTTTCAAAAAATCGATCGCATGATCCACATAAGTCTCGGTTGTCCGATGCTTGGGCAAATCCAAGATTTTGCCACGACCGTGTGTCCAACTGAGTTTCTGGTTGCCCGTCTTCTGCCAAAGGATGCGGTCGCCCAAGCCTTCGAAGGAAACCAGTGATTCGTCAAAGCCATACGCCTGAGGCAGTGGCGCGTCGCCGACGTCACGTCCTCCGCCCATATGCCATTTGCCGAAATGCGCGGTGCGATATCCCGCTTCTCGCAACAGCTTGGCCAGCGTCGGAGCATCCGGATCCAGCCAGTCGGGCATCTTACGCTTGCGATTGGATTGTCGAGTCGCAAGAAACGAATGAATGCGATACCGCTGTTGATAGCG belongs to Crateriforma spongiae and includes:
- a CDS encoding carbon-nitrogen family hydrolase; translation: MKLTVSLGQMDIVPGDLEANIVKARQMVRNAADAGADVLVLPELWSTGYVLKRAGELADAVGHGVFAEVQQLAEEHSIHIVGSCLSKDASNQYANTSVWTAPGGRTLGQYNKLHLFRLMHEDQYLKSGDRPVLIDSPWGKAGMAICYDLRFPELFASYATNGAIMVLIPAQWPKVRVEHWKTLLRARAIENQMFVIACNCVGQIGPTVFGGHSCVIDPWGEIQIQAGDQEELVTTVIDTDLIDDVRSRIPVFSDRRTDLFQF
- a CDS encoding sulfatase-like hydrolase/transferase, whose translation is MKKLRPTVISALAMMLIGIMQFAGHSANAAEDRPPNVVVIFIDDMGFADPSCFGNPAMKTPNIDRLAAEGIRLTNFYVNSPICSASRVALTTGRYQQRYRIHSFLATRQSNRKRKMPDWLDPDAPTLAKLLREAGYRTAHFGKWHMGGGRDVGDAPLPQAYGFDESLVSFEGLGDRILWQKTGNQKLSWTHGRGKILDLPKHRTTETYVDHAIDFLKANQQRPFYLRVFPNDVHDTHMPSERQAKKWQGTSDNPPDEAFFAVLDEMDHQIGRLLDTLDTLKLSQNTLVLLTSDNGPTDWPRYYKAGHQPPGFTGPFFGRKWSLYEGGIRMPFIARLPGRIPADRLNDSTIMAAIDVLPTVASICGATDQITQTDGVDLSGALLGQDVQRDQPVFWEYGIHGSIQPGKAEHQSPPLAMRDGQWKLLCNPDSSRVQLFDLTADPGETNNLADEQPAIVRAMKRQLLGWWQKMNAHYVQQPMAESTRAAVEKPQNSRSVPHQSTSQDRSSSSPNIVHIIADDLGWNDVGFHGSEIKTPAIDQLAEQSVVLDRFYVTPICSPTRAGVMTGRYPFRFGIWDGVCNPKSRHGLPPQEVTTAEVLSNAGYPHRAMFGKWHLGLASDLFHPLKHGFNHFYGHYNGAIDYFSHKRHGQLDWHRGNEASTDQGYSTDLIGHEASNYIRDHAAGDPFYMVVAFNAPHSPIQAKRKVLEQYGFDQKADLAPNTDRRLAKREKAPNYGKVGRGNTVRQTFAAMVTSMDQNIRQILDEIDKQGIAENTIVVFHSDNGGTPTHGGDNSPLRGNKFDTWEGGVRVVAMIRWPQQLPAGQRFTSVASYVDLLPTIAAAAGTTAPAGCDGENLLPYLNGSQTPPERSVILGANAVVSDHWKRVDDQYFRIADDPTESEPAKDVPADVVRRLSDALSSFGTIKGPALETQLAKPELWPPVDWKLPSEPDRSR